The segment GAAAATCCATCAGGGAGAAGGACGAAAGAACAAGTTAAGAAAAGCCAGCGGGATGTGATCGGCTATGCCATTCATCAGAGAAGTAGCAGAGAAAGACTTGGACACCATTAAAGAAATCGAAACAGCGTGTTTTCCGGCTCCATGGAATCCTGAAATATTCGATATCCTAGCACGTTGGGATGGCACTATTCCCCTGAAGGATGGACGAATACTCCACATGAAGGTTCTCGAGAACGATCGGCAATTGTGCGGCTATGCAGTATGGGAGGAAATCAAGGGGGGTTCCGAAGGGCATCTCATGAACATCGCAATTGCTGAAGGAAAACGGCAACAAGGATACGGGAAAATGCTTCTAGAGCATGTATTCAAATCTCTTCGAGTTAATGGTTTTAGCGAATGTTGGCTGGAAGTCAGAGAGGGAAATAAGGAAGCAAAATCCCTCTATGAGAGTATGGGAATGAGTCCAAACGAACGCATCCCCAAATATTACGATGGCGAAGATGCCATTAGGTACCGTATTGAATTATGATTCCCGCACTCTGTTTTCTATGACACGTGGACCTATAACGTCATGAAACAGCTGTAAGTATGCTTCATCTTTGGACACAAGTGCCAACGGAGGACTGCTCTTCTTAGAACCTGCCAACAGGATTTCATTTGAATCGATAGTCGCAAGCAATGCCGGGGATTCTGTCCGCCAAATCCGCCAGCCCTTCAGCGATTTCACGTCCTCGGGAACATCAGCAGACATAGGTACTATGAGAATGCGTCGACTAGGTTCCTTCACCTTGCTCAATATCGATGAGTCCAGTGCAACAGGATCATGAACGGACACGAGAATTGAGTCTTTGGCCCTTCCAATCATATCATGTAGGTAACTCTGAATTTCTTCGTCACCAGAGACATACCAGGTCTTTTCGTTTGCGGGAACGCTGAGTTTCTGGCCTGCTTGTGTGAGAGTCTCTACTCCTTCAATTGTGGAAGAAACTATATTGGTTATTCCTTCCACTGTCGTATCAAGTGATTTTCGCAACGACGTAACCTGTTTCGCTCGTTCTGTTTGCCAACGGTTCGATTCCTTCTCTATCGTACTTGTTAGCGAATTAATGGCCTCATTCCTTGCTTGTCGAATATTTGAAGTCTTCTTGCTTGCGGCGTTATTGGCTTCAGTCACGGTTTCTGTTATTGTTGTGTTCTTTTTCGCCACTTCATCTCGCACATTCTCCATTACACGATGGTTTTCCTGACTCAATTTTGTCTTCAAGTCAAGACCTAACGACTCAAATTTGCGGGATGCATACATGTTTGTTGAAACGAGACTCTCCAAAGCATTTTCAAACACCTTCTCTGATTTTCTGTTTGTCTCTTCAGTAGCCTGTTCTAACGAATTTCGATATTGCTCTATTGCCTTATTCTTTGAAGTCTGCAGCTGATTCTTTCTCTCATCCAGTTTGTTAAGGACAGTATCCCAACGGGAGGTAGTCGTGTTCACTAGGCTGCTAAAGGATTCAGCCACGATATCCGACATTCTTTGTGGTAATTGATTGATCGAATTTTTGCTTTCACTCAGTTTGGTTGTGCTCGTGGCCTCAAACTCGGTGGCATGAGACCTCAAGCTCTCTTTGCTCTCCTCCAGGTATTCCTCTCCGAGATTCTCAAGTTGATCTGCATGTTCATCACCAATCTCGGAGAGATTCTTCTCGACATCAATAGCAGCTTCAGCTAACTGTTCTTGGGTAGCTTCAATCTCACCTGTTATCGTTTCCTCAAGAGAATTAACAGACGATGATACCCTTGTTATCGATGAATCGATGTGGAGACTAGCACCAGCTAAGGCCGTTGAAACCTCAGTACTTCTTCGATTCACACTTGAAAGAATCTCCTCTCCTAGTGCCCTCCGCTCTTTGAGGCCTTGCCTTTCTGCTTGAGCAAGTGATGATTCATACGAATCCATCTTTTCAGAAGAACTTTTGTTGATATCAGAGGTAATGACATCTAACTTCTTGCTTGCATCTGCTACGAGCCGTTGGTCTGAATCTGAATGTTGAGTGATAGCAGTTGCAAGTAAATCCTCTGCTTTCTTTGAACTACGCTCGATTTCACTCGCCGTTGTCTCCGAGAGATTTGCAACACGTTCTTCTACGTTGGTACCAGCCTTTTCAAGTGATTCGCCAAATATTTGTGAGAGTGTTCCCAATTCCTGATTGATTTGTACTATTGGCCCGTCTCTCATTTCACGAAGAGAAGAGAGAGATTCTTCCATCGCAGTCTCCAACTGCTCAACCGTCTCCTTGATGTCTTGGCTCATCTGCTGTTTCTTGCCTTGCGTGAACTCCTCCATCTTGGTTTGGATCTCTGTGGGCAATCCTTGTACAAGATCTAGTCTTTGTCCAATTTCAGAAGAATACTCTTGTTGTAGTTTCATAGATGCTTCCTTGAGACCAGTCATCTCACGCTTCAATGCAGAATTGAATTCCGTATGCGTCGATGAAACAAAATCCCGTGTCTCAATAACTTGGCTTGTAACAAGCCCATTGAATGCTGTTTCTAGTCCCTCGGTCAATGTAATGAATTGCTGAGTTATCTCGTCAAGCTGATTGTGGAATTCATCTTTGATACCCACCGCATGATTGTCAATTCTAGATACTTGGTCGTCAATGACAGATTCAATCTGACTCCGTGCTTTGCTGACATGCGAATTCATGGCCTGAACAGTTCGGGCAAGACGTTCATCCAATTTCCTGTTAAGTTCTTCATACAATGTCTCAACTTCATCAACATATTTCTGAGATGAAGTTGCAAATTCGTTAGTAACCTCAGAGATATGTGAATCAAGCTGGGTTTCAAATCCTTGAGCAGTAGTGTTGATGTCAGTCAGAATTGTGTCATTCTTGTTTGATACAGTGGTTACAACAGAGCTGAATGTAGATGTAATTTCGTTCTGTGTTTTTTCGGTAAGCGTTTTCAATTCCTTTTCTCTAGTTGTGAGGACTTCGTTCACTTGAGTAGCAGTTTCCGAAAGACGTGTATCGATTGCCTCTGTAGTTTCGGCAACCATTTCATCCAAATCTGTCTCTAGTTTGCCTCTACTTGCATCCAGATTCTGACGGCTTTCTTTCAATCGATTCCGCAAAAAGGATAGCAGTGTTGTTTTTGTTTCCTCAATATACTCCGAAAAGTCAGTTTCGACATCTGATGAAATCTCCTTCAGGTCGGTATATTCCTCGGCCACTAGTGAGTCGACCTTATCCAAATGACCTGAGACAGAGGTTTGAAGTGCATCGAGGTAGTTCTTGTTGGTGCTCTCTACTTGGTCTAGTTGTGCACGTATGGATCGGGATGCTGAATCCATATACGTCATCACTTCTTCACGCCAAGATTCAAAAGCCTCGTTCATAGCCCTGCTTTGTTCTAGGGTAGATTGGATTTGCTCCCGAGCTAGTTGGGCATGCTCCTGAGTCATAGAACGAATGCTAATGACCAGTTGCGATAGCCCATCTTGTGCTTCATTATAGGCTATTGATATATCGCGGTCCATCTTTTCCACGGTAGCACTCAAATCAGACGAAGTTCCTTCAAGAGTCTCTAGGAAATCTTTAGACACTTGAGTAGTATCATTCATCAGATTGTCGGATGTTTTCTGACTGGCTTCGCGAATAATATCAGTTGATGCCGATACAGCCTTGGCTACTGCTGATTCAGCAGTTTCCATCAACTTGTCTGCATCATCATTGAAATCCTCTATCGAGGTTATTGCCGCCGCACTCTGTTCCTTCAAACCCTGCTGAAGTTGATTGGATATGGTCTCTATGTCGTCTTCGATTTCTTGTTGACCCTGATCCAGCTCAGTCTGAAGCTGACCCATATTATCACCAAGAGACTCCTCCATAGTAGCATCAATTTCTGACAAAGCAGATTCCATCGAACTGGAAAAATCTTCGAGTGAATCACTTGCGATTTCCGAGACAGTTTCAGTTTGAGATTTCACAGCCTCAAGCATTTCATCCTCATATGAGGTTAGCTCGCTTTGAACACGACTGCAACTCTTCTCGGCCTGCTCCACAACTTCGCTAGCAGTCTTTGAAGTCGCTTCAATGTCAGCGTCAAGGAATTCATATGATCTTTCTGCAAAACCTTCAACATCAGTTATGAGAGTTTTAAGGCGCTCAGAAACTGCTAGACCAAGGGGAACAGGTCGATAGATAGGAACCACGCCATCAACCTTGGTAACTAGTCCTTTCTTCTGAAGTCGCTTCAAAGCTCTTTCAACTTTGGTTACGGTTTCGCCAGAGACCAGAGCAACAGCCCCGGCGGTCATGTTGCCACCAAGAACAACTGGTAGCAGAGCCTTGGCCTCTAGTTCGGTTACATCCAAATTAGCCCTTAGTACGGGTATGGTTTCTGTTACAGTATTACTCAAATCGCATCCCTCCGTTGCATAACGGACATGTTACAAGTTTACTCTTTATCTTCAGTCGATTTTGTTTGTTTCAATTCTAAAGCGAGATCGAAAACTCGCTTCAAGTCCTGAACCTCAATACCAGAACAACCTCGCCCCACCATAACCTCTACAACAATGCTGATTGAATCCTTTGACGAGTTGACCTGAACATCTTCAAAACCTTCGGGAACGCTTTCTTGAAGGAAATCAATCTCCTTTTTGCTATAGGCTCCCTCTGCGGTTATTGTTAATATCCACCAGTTTAGAGTAATATCATCAATATCTGATTCCAAATCAGAATGATTTGAGAGTATCGAGACATATAGCTCAAAAGTCTCAAAATCAAAGATTCTATAATGTGAGGGATTGAGAATGACCAGACTTCTAGAGTAGTCAAAATGAAACAATAGATCATCTCCGGCAACAAGCATCAGATTGTTCTTCTGGGCTTGTGCAAAACTACCCCACATCCTTCGGAAACGGCTAGTAAAATGCTTGATTGAGCTAACGCGTAGTGTATCGAGAAAATCACGGATGGATAAACGCCTATCAGTCATCCGTCTTCCTTTTCGCTCTAATATGTATCTTCTAACCTCATCAAGATACTGACTATAGCAAAAACTCGGTAGGTCTTGTGGGTCCACCCCCAAATCAATGAGCAAATTTAGAAAGCTACGGTCTTTGCACGCGGGACGTACTGTGCAACTCAATCGATCCTCTTGGCATGCAAGGCATTTCTCCTCGAATAGCTCCATGATTTCTCTTGCGAGCCTTTTGTCGACGGCAGAATCAAGAATTTCAATTCGTTCTGCCAGCTTTTTGCTTTCTTTGTCTAAGACTCTGTCACTCATGATTTGCTGCCACCGAGATGAAGCTAACCCAGTACTATGCCAAAATTTGCCATTTACAAGGGGGTTTTTGTTCAGGAGTTGAACATCGAATATGCAGAGATAAACCTATGCCCCTGTTGAGGGTTTCTACACCAATCCAGATGATGAATCTCCGAATTTCCGGCTATTTTGAAATCTCAATAAGCTTCTCACGCCATTCCCGGATTTCGCTGTTTAGTCTGGCTATATCATTCTCGTTGAGTGTCGCCGTTGGAGGATAGGATTTCAGCTCATTGGCTCGTTTGCCCAGTTTGAATAGTACTGGAGTATGCGTATCTATAATGTTTGTGAGCTGATCCCTAACAGATTCTATTGCCGCAGCCATTTCATTGGCCTCCACATCAGCGTCCACCATATCAAGTAGATATTGCATCAATGAATCAAGATCTTGGGGCATATCTCTCTTGGGCTCATCATCTATTTGTTCGTCATTCTCATTCTCGGGGGCGGCTTTTTCCTTATTCTTTTGCTTGGCAGGGGCGGTGTTCAGATTTTCAGTCGCCTCTTCGACTAGCCCGATGGTTTCATCAACTTTCTCCAAGGTTTTATTGTACTTGCGCTCAATATCATCGAGCTGTCGTACAATTATGCCGACTATCTCCTTAGTATCTTCTATTGAAGTGTTTAGATCATGGAAACGGTCTTCCAGTCCAGACAAGTCCGCGATGTATGTTTCAAGACTGTCAATTTTCTTCTGAATTACATCAGACTCACTGGAATCCTTAATCTTGTTCATTGTATTGCCAAGACCAACAACTGAACCAAGCAAATCTTCGATTTTCTCCTCGAAATCCATTCTCCCTTCTTCAATTTTGGAATCAATGGATTGGAGCTTCTCGGCAATATCCTCCTCGCTCGTCAATTCCGAAAGCTGAGCTTGTAGATTGCCAAATTTTTCCTCCGATATCTCATTCGATGTATTAAGTTCATCCTTTACATCAGTTAGCGATATCAGAATCTCGTCAATCTTCTTGAATATAACTTCTGTTTCTTTGGACTCGCTCATTTCTGTAACAAGGTCATTCACATTGTCGATCTTCTCATTCGTTTCTTCAAGCGTTGAAAGAGGAGAAAGATCTTCCTTGATAGTATCTAATTTCGAATCAAGAGCATCCTGCTGTTTTTCGATATTGCCACTCATTTCATCAAATTTCTTATGAAGAGCCGTTTCCTGCAAGTCTATCTTCTTTGAAATATCAGGAATTTCTTCAACCACACTTACTTTCGTTTCCATGGCTTTGAGCTGCTCACTGAGAGATTCAACATCTTCCAGTTTTGATGTAGAAGTGAATAGTTTCTCCACTTCACTACGAAGGTCAGTAACCTCAGTAATGAGTTTGTCCAGCTTTTTTTCCATATCTTTGGCTATTGTGTTATCCTCTTTGGCGGGCAATTCATTCCCCTACCTGCAGGTTGTGTCTGCTTGTTTTTATCATCCGTATTTAGCCTTTCGGAAAAAAAGAAGACTGGTTTTCAGATTACTATCTTGCGATATATTCGCACATGATATCACAAATCACGTGCCCGTAGAAGCTCAATTCCCTGTGCTTCCAGTATTGAGAAAAGAGTATCTCTTTGGCTAGAATTTGTTCCCTTCCAATCGATAACCGCGGCATCTATTGGTTCTGCAGAACGTTCAGCCATGAGTTTGACAACCTCTGGTGTCAAATCATCCATAGCATAC is part of the Candidatus Thorarchaeota archaeon genome and harbors:
- a CDS encoding GNAT family N-acetyltransferase; this encodes MPFIREVAEKDLDTIKEIETACFPAPWNPEIFDILARWDGTIPLKDGRILHMKVLENDRQLCGYAVWEEIKGGSEGHLMNIAIAEGKRQQGYGKMLLEHVFKSLRVNGFSECWLEVREGNKEAKSLYESMGMSPNERIPKYYDGEDAIRYRIEL